A single genomic interval of Bacillus sp. es.036 harbors:
- a CDS encoding O-acetylhomoserine aminocarboxypropyltransferase/cysteine synthase family protein encodes MADKKYHLETIGIHGGLQADPATGARALPIYQSNAYRFDNTDHAADLFALKEEGFIYSRIGNPTVGALEERIAQLEGGVGALALASGMAAITTAILNVANSGDEIVSASTLYGGTYNLFSATLPKYGIKTNFVDPENVESFRQAITPNTKAIFAETIGNPGLHVLDIEKVAEIAHEAGIPLIIDNTFATPYLCRPIEHGADIVVHSATKWLGGNGSTMGGIIVDGGKFDWNSSKFPGFTEPDHTYHGIVFAEALPEAAYIVKARVQLLRDTGAALSPFNAFQIALGVETLHVRMKEHIANTRKLVSYLKDNPAVEWVSYPEEEDHPSHQLVHKYLPKGAGAVVVFGIKGGRETGAGIINAVDLWSHVANVGDAKSLIIHPASTTHQQLSADELVASGVRDDLIRLSVGIEHIDDLIDDLD; translated from the coding sequence ATGGCAGATAAAAAATATCATTTAGAGACGATTGGCATTCATGGAGGGTTACAAGCAGATCCTGCTACGGGAGCTAGAGCACTACCAATCTATCAATCTAATGCTTATCGATTTGACAATACTGACCATGCCGCTGATTTATTTGCATTAAAAGAAGAAGGGTTTATCTATTCAAGGATTGGAAATCCAACTGTCGGAGCACTTGAAGAACGAATTGCTCAGCTTGAAGGTGGCGTTGGAGCGCTTGCACTAGCAAGTGGTATGGCAGCCATTACTACGGCGATATTAAATGTTGCAAATAGCGGAGATGAAATTGTTTCAGCATCGACTTTATACGGTGGAACGTACAATCTCTTTTCTGCTACACTTCCGAAATATGGGATAAAAACCAACTTTGTTGACCCGGAAAATGTGGAATCTTTTAGGCAAGCCATTACACCAAACACGAAAGCCATTTTTGCTGAAACGATTGGGAATCCAGGCCTTCACGTATTGGATATCGAAAAAGTTGCTGAAATTGCACATGAAGCGGGCATACCACTGATTATTGACAATACGTTTGCAACACCTTATCTGTGCCGACCAATTGAACACGGAGCAGATATCGTCGTTCATTCTGCGACAAAGTGGCTTGGTGGAAATGGCTCAACGATGGGAGGCATCATCGTTGATGGAGGAAAGTTCGATTGGAACTCCTCTAAATTTCCTGGATTCACAGAGCCGGATCATACGTATCACGGCATCGTTTTTGCTGAAGCACTCCCAGAAGCTGCGTACATTGTAAAAGCAAGAGTGCAGCTGCTAAGAGATACGGGTGCTGCGCTTAGTCCATTTAACGCTTTTCAAATTGCTCTTGGTGTGGAAACGCTACACGTTCGCATGAAAGAGCACATTGCTAACACGCGAAAGCTAGTTTCTTATTTGAAAGACAATCCGGCCGTTGAATGGGTGAGCTATCCTGAGGAAGAGGATCATCCTTCACATCAACTTGTTCACAAATATCTTCCGAAAGGTGCCGGTGCTGTTGTTGTATTCGGCATTAAAGGAGGTCGTGAAACAGGTGCAGGGATTATCAATGCCGTTGATCTCTGGTCTCACGTTGCAAATGTTGGTGATGCGAAAAGCTTAATTATCCATCCAGCAAGTACCACTCATCAGCAACTAAGTGC
- the metX gene encoding homoserine O-acetyltransferase MetX, translated as MDRETIYEDRTVSIGSLMLESGNELHDVELAYERVGPRGAPVILVCHALTGNQYTVGHEEAGWWKGLIGKGASIDTSDFQVITFNVLGGCNGSTGPQSINPVTQKRYQADFPFVSVRDMVHSQKKALEELGIHHLHAVIGGSLGGMQVLEWGLLYPDWMDHLIPLAVTPTLNAYGIAYNAISRFAITNDPNWRNGYYSSDQTPTSGLATARMIGMVSYRTDEMFQKKFGRGVKGASVSHKEPQYDVESYLHYQGNKLVSRFDANSYLYLLKAMDNHDIGIERGNLTLVNKRFKANILAIGFKGDLIYPPDELEKLFQQDSSSQFYLVDTKFGHDGFLVEFDKWGPLIKEQLTMINKIEGVK; from the coding sequence TTGGATAGAGAGACGATATACGAAGATCGGACGGTATCGATTGGTTCGTTAATGCTGGAATCTGGCAATGAACTTCATGACGTCGAACTTGCCTATGAACGTGTAGGCCCTAGGGGAGCGCCGGTGATTCTTGTCTGTCATGCTTTAACTGGAAATCAGTATACAGTCGGTCATGAAGAAGCTGGCTGGTGGAAAGGATTAATTGGGAAAGGTGCTTCTATCGATACTTCTGATTTTCAAGTTATTACATTCAATGTCCTTGGGGGATGTAATGGCTCGACAGGACCACAATCGATCAACCCAGTTACGCAAAAGCGTTACCAAGCCGATTTTCCGTTTGTTTCTGTAAGAGACATGGTGCATTCTCAGAAAAAAGCGCTAGAGGAACTTGGTATCCACCACCTGCATGCTGTCATTGGTGGATCTCTTGGAGGGATGCAGGTACTAGAATGGGGGCTCCTCTATCCAGATTGGATGGATCATCTTATCCCACTTGCCGTCACACCAACCCTGAACGCCTATGGAATTGCTTATAATGCCATTTCTCGATTTGCGATTACGAATGATCCGAACTGGAGGAATGGTTACTATAGTAGTGATCAAACTCCAACATCTGGGCTTGCAACCGCAAGAATGATTGGAATGGTCTCCTATCGAACGGATGAAATGTTCCAAAAAAAATTCGGTCGAGGCGTTAAAGGGGCTTCAGTTAGCCATAAAGAACCACAATACGATGTCGAATCCTATCTTCATTATCAAGGAAATAAGCTTGTAAGCCGATTTGATGCAAATAGCTACTTATATTTGTTAAAGGCGATGGATAACCACGATATTGGCATTGAAAGAGGCAATCTTACCTTAGTAAACAAAAGATTCAAAGCAAACATCCTCGCAATTGGGTTCAAAGGAGATCTGATTTATCCACCAGATGAATTAGAAAAGCTTTTTCAACAAGATTCATCCTCTCAGTTTTATCTTGTCGATACTAAATTTGGTCACGATGGGTTTCTCGTTGAGTTTGATAAATGGGGACCGCTTATAAAAGAACAACTTACAATGATAAACAAAATCGAAGGAGTGAAGTGA
- a CDS encoding TlpA family protein disulfide reductase: MEAPFFALEDMNSGDVIRLTDFVGKPVMITFWTSWCPDCMKDMPMKEQFYHHADLEELAFLTINVTGRERSEEAGKEFTIKNDLPFPVLRDNGRETYDDYGCTGVPTTVLLDKDHQIVNVFNDQSSFLDIAKALPSIMK; this comes from the coding sequence ATGGAAGCACCCTTCTTTGCATTAGAGGATATGAATAGTGGCGACGTTATTCGCCTTACTGACTTTGTTGGAAAACCAGTGATGATAACGTTCTGGACATCCTGGTGTCCTGACTGTATGAAAGATATGCCGATGAAAGAACAATTTTACCACCATGCTGATCTTGAAGAGCTGGCCTTCTTAACAATAAATGTAACTGGACGAGAACGATCAGAGGAAGCCGGAAAAGAATTTACGATAAAAAACGACCTTCCTTTTCCTGTATTACGTGACAATGGTCGAGAAACGTATGATGATTACGGATGTACTGGAGTTCCAACAACGGTTCTACTCGATAAAGATCATCAAATTGTTAACGTTTTTAATGATCAATCTTCTTTCCTCGATATTGCGAAAGCTCTTCCATCCATCATGAAGTAA
- a CDS encoding anti-sigma factor domain-containing protein, which yields MKKGVIMDIRGRKAVVLTPDGEFSTINLKRNHELTIGSEIKLAPKPLNKKKGYFTPSMPTLAGLAAILLLVVIVTGVIPVRQNDVVAAYVSFDINPSIEVGVNSDLEVIQYQAWNSDGEGLNLERDTMNMPLSEFGGLLVSKLDNEGYLEENRELLIVASNVEAKESKGISGDLEAVIQGIEKNNALVNQAVAITTILDADYSMREKAIEHGISQGKYMAYLAAIDRGASLSMDEVRNLSVKKMDEMQPESMTAVEAKESEDPDEFKVKDTPTPIEDSVVQLNDKKVVPDQEDENGELILKQPEQKSVPESKDNQSNNVNSNESKKTNSSSGTQTQKDDKEDQNEKDKQDKAEKKTETKVEKEQEKEKKQAEKQNSKTDKAQEKAEKKDEKAQEKAERKSDKAQEKSEKKDEKAQDKEEKKSEKAPKKEDPKDNKGKSEEKKKDS from the coding sequence ATGAAAAAAGGGGTCATTATGGACATTCGCGGAAGAAAGGCAGTTGTACTAACTCCTGATGGAGAATTTTCAACGATCAATCTGAAGCGAAATCATGAGTTAACAATCGGCTCTGAAATTAAACTTGCACCAAAACCACTAAATAAGAAAAAAGGTTATTTTACCCCCTCTATGCCCACCCTGGCCGGTTTGGCAGCAATTCTATTGTTAGTCGTTATCGTAACAGGCGTTATTCCTGTTAGACAAAATGATGTGGTTGCAGCCTATGTAAGCTTTGATATCAATCCAAGTATTGAGGTTGGAGTTAATTCTGATCTTGAAGTTATTCAATATCAAGCATGGAATTCAGACGGTGAAGGGTTGAACTTAGAACGGGATACAATGAATATGCCACTTAGCGAATTTGGAGGATTACTTGTCTCGAAACTCGATAACGAAGGCTATCTAGAAGAAAATCGGGAATTACTCATTGTCGCTTCGAACGTTGAAGCAAAAGAAAGTAAAGGAATCAGCGGAGATTTAGAAGCCGTTATCCAAGGTATAGAAAAGAATAACGCACTTGTTAATCAAGCGGTTGCCATTACAACCATTCTTGATGCTGATTACAGTATGCGCGAAAAAGCAATAGAACATGGGATATCTCAAGGGAAATATATGGCATACCTCGCAGCCATTGATCGGGGAGCTTCTTTGTCAATGGACGAAGTACGTAATTTATCTGTGAAAAAAATGGATGAAATGCAACCCGAAAGTATGACCGCTGTTGAGGCGAAAGAATCTGAAGATCCTGATGAATTCAAAGTGAAAGATACACCAACACCTATTGAAGACTCTGTTGTCCAATTAAACGACAAAAAAGTAGTACCTGATCAAGAGGATGAAAACGGAGAACTTATCCTCAAACAACCTGAACAAAAATCTGTTCCTGAATCAAAAGACAATCAATCGAATAATGTTAATTCCAATGAGTCAAAGAAAACCAATTCATCTAGTGGCACGCAGACACAAAAAGATGACAAAGAAGATCAAAATGAAAAAGATAAACAAGATAAAGCAGAAAAAAAAACGGAAACTAAAGTAGAAAAAGAACAAGAGAAAGAAAAAAAGCAGGCTGAAAAACAAAATAGTAAAACAGATAAAGCTCAAGAAAAAGCTGAAAAGAAGGATGAGAAGGCACAAGAAAAAGCTGAAAGAAAAAGCGATAAGGCTCAAGAAAAGTCTGAGAAGAAAGACGAAAAAGCGCAAGACAAAGAGGAAAAGAAGAGCGAAAAAGCTCCAAAGAAAGAAGACCCAAAAGATAATAAAGGCAAGTCTGAAGAAAAGAAAAAAGATTCGTGA
- the sigI gene encoding RNA polymerase sigma-I factor, whose protein sequence is MTTISISAMGNFANKNENKKETITLEDKVDRIQNGNQALRNQLLEDYQPFIKKITSKVCNRYINHSMDEFSIGLSAFNEAMDQYRKGQGSRFLTFADMVIRRRVIDYIRKEARQNKYIYLEPEELDEEGRLEDSFAEQKAALDVYEIDKQREVRMFEIEEYEQLLKKFSITFKVLSKNCPKHIDARENAKMIAKLIADDHVLSGYLLEKKQLPIKDLLALVTCSRKTIERNRKYIIAVALIHLGGFNALKSYIQ, encoded by the coding sequence ATGACAACCATTTCAATCAGCGCAATGGGAAATTTCGCTAATAAAAATGAAAACAAAAAAGAGACTATTACTTTAGAAGATAAAGTTGATCGTATACAGAATGGAAATCAGGCGTTACGCAATCAGCTTTTAGAAGACTATCAACCTTTTATTAAGAAAATCACGTCTAAAGTTTGCAATCGCTATATAAATCATTCGATGGATGAGTTCAGTATAGGACTATCCGCTTTTAATGAAGCTATGGATCAGTATCGAAAAGGCCAGGGAAGCAGATTTTTAACATTTGCTGATATGGTGATTAGAAGAAGAGTGATCGATTATATTCGAAAAGAAGCGCGACAGAATAAGTATATTTACCTTGAACCTGAGGAACTTGATGAGGAAGGTCGGCTAGAAGATAGCTTTGCAGAACAAAAAGCCGCACTTGATGTATATGAGATTGATAAACAACGTGAAGTACGAATGTTTGAAATTGAGGAATATGAGCAGTTGCTGAAGAAATTTAGTATTACGTTTAAGGTTCTTAGCAAAAACTGTCCGAAACATATTGATGCAAGAGAAAATGCCAAGATGATTGCAAAATTAATCGCGGATGATCACGTTCTTTCAGGATATTTATTAGAGAAAAAGCAGCTCCCTATAAAAGATTTGCTGGCGCTCGTTACATGCAGTCGCAAAACGATTGAACGTAATCGAAAGTATATAATAGCAGTTGCATTAATTCATTTGGGTGGATTTAATGCTCTGAAATCTTATATACAGTAG
- a CDS encoding thioredoxin domain-containing protein: MQEITDEALIKELLEKEGSVIFFYTPFCQTCKIAERMLHIVTEAKEMNAVVYTCNLNYFPWVAEVLGIQSVPALTVIGGNDENRILFAFESVVTIDKFLN, from the coding sequence ATGCAAGAGATTACTGACGAAGCTTTGATTAAAGAGCTTTTAGAAAAAGAAGGTAGTGTTATATTCTTCTATACTCCCTTTTGTCAGACATGTAAAATAGCAGAGCGAATGTTACATATTGTTACAGAAGCAAAAGAGATGAACGCTGTTGTATATACGTGCAACTTGAATTATTTTCCTTGGGTTGCAGAAGTGCTCGGAATACAAAGTGTTCCTGCATTAACAGTTATTGGTGGAAATGATGAAAATCGGATCCTTTTTGCATTTGAATCCGTGGTAACAATCGATAAATTTCTTAATTAA
- a CDS encoding toprim domain-containing protein produces the protein MNDKVIIVEGKTDKQQLMRVLDEPVHIICTYGTISFERLEELSEELEEKDVFVLVDADDAGEKLRRQLTQEIPHAEHLYITMLHREVAETPLNYLTRILRAAKFKVLTV, from the coding sequence ATGAATGATAAAGTAATTATTGTCGAAGGAAAAACAGATAAACAGCAGTTAATGAGAGTGTTGGATGAACCTGTTCATATTATTTGCACCTATGGAACAATTAGCTTTGAGCGACTTGAGGAATTAAGTGAAGAACTTGAAGAGAAAGACGTGTTTGTACTAGTTGATGCAGATGATGCAGGTGAGAAATTAAGGCGACAATTAACGCAGGAAATTCCCCACGCAGAACATCTTTATATCACAATGCTTCATCGTGAAGTAGCAGAGACACCGCTAAATTATTTAACAAGAATTTTAAGAGCAGCTAAGTTTAAAGTATTAACTGTATAA
- a CDS encoding TraR/DksA C4-type zinc finger protein, whose protein sequence is MALSKEELQQFKKQLLNLKKELLDSGASHRDENAALSDETGELTSYDNHFADMASELDQREKDITLEDAARERLSLINTALDRIREGNYGICVDTGEEIDKERLEAIPYAIRTKEAQDKLEKAKEDSRPDDEATFETAGNREDDRLRTVDDLQREHGNSTSETYLEEEDPDKETE, encoded by the coding sequence ATGGCTTTGTCGAAGGAAGAATTACAGCAATTTAAAAAACAGTTACTTAATTTAAAGAAAGAGCTTTTAGATAGTGGTGCTAGTCATCGTGATGAAAATGCGGCATTATCCGATGAGACTGGAGAATTAACATCGTACGATAATCATTTTGCTGATATGGCTTCTGAGTTGGACCAACGTGAGAAGGATATTACTTTAGAAGATGCAGCAAGAGAACGATTGAGTTTAATTAATACAGCACTTGATCGTATTCGTGAAGGAAACTATGGCATTTGTGTGGATACTGGAGAAGAGATTGATAAGGAACGCCTTGAAGCCATTCCTTATGCTATTCGTACGAAAGAAGCACAGGATAAATTAGAAAAGGCGAAAGAAGATAGCCGACCAGATGATGAAGCTACTTTTGAGACCGCAGGTAATAGAGAAGATGATCGTCTACGTACAGTTGATGATCTTCAAAGAGAACACGGTAATTCGACTTCTGAAACGTATCTAGAAGAAGAAGATCCGGATAAAGAAACGGAGTAA
- a CDS encoding peroxiredoxin family protein, with product MAKLKLGDQAPSFSLINTEGELFQFEQHQQEDNRWHMLVFFRGEWCPVCNEQLEELQEHLGAFQKLDVHPIAIAKDELESLRKMKEKHSLEFPVLSDNENAAIDSYGVMMHREDDPYEDHGEHGEPAIFLIDENGKLMAQFLQSSPFGRPSADGLITTIKYIRKNKA from the coding sequence ATGGCTAAATTAAAACTTGGAGACCAGGCACCCTCTTTTTCACTTATTAACACAGAAGGTGAACTGTTCCAATTTGAACAGCACCAACAAGAAGATAACCGCTGGCATATGCTCGTCTTCTTTAGAGGTGAATGGTGTCCTGTGTGTAACGAACAGTTAGAAGAACTACAAGAACATCTAGGCGCTTTTCAAAAACTAGACGTACACCCAATTGCAATCGCGAAAGACGAATTAGAATCGCTTCGAAAAATGAAAGAAAAACACAGCCTTGAGTTCCCAGTTTTAAGCGACAACGAAAACGCTGCAATCGACTCTTATGGCGTTATGATGCATCGCGAAGACGACCCTTATGAAGATCATGGTGAACATGGGGAACCAGCTATTTTCTTAATCGATGAGAATGGTAAACTGATGGCACAGTTTCTCCAATCCAGCCCTTTCGGAAGACCTTCAGCTGATGGATTGATTACGACCATTAAATACATTCGTAAAAATAAAGCATAA
- a CDS encoding YusG family protein, with translation MIDTSRPMVRIDVTNKIYGKFDQKAMNLYLNKEKIGRILFSDQGNRYELSDGYEFDQDKIYHYEQVLEQKAKYVEDCDLGWC, from the coding sequence ATGATTGATACTTCTCGTCCTATGGTAAGAATTGATGTCACGAACAAGATTTATGGTAAATTTGATCAAAAAGCAATGAATTTGTATCTGAACAAAGAAAAAATCGGCCGTATTTTATTCTCTGATCAGGGCAATCGCTACGAATTATCAGATGGATACGAATTTGATCAAGATAAAATTTACCACTATGAACAAGTTTTAGAGCAAAAGGCAAAGTATGTCGAAGACTGCGACCTCGGCTGGTGTTAG
- the gcvH gene encoding glycine cleavage system protein GcvH, with amino-acid sequence MNLPKDFRYSEEHEWVQVQEDGNIRIGITDFAQSELGDIVFVELPEEGDTIESDEPFGSVESVKTVSELYAPISGKVLSVNEDLEDSPEFVNDSPYEKAWMVVVEPSEPSQIEELMTAEAYEKMVSEDE; translated from the coding sequence ATGAACTTACCAAAAGATTTTCGCTACTCAGAAGAACACGAATGGGTACAAGTACAAGAAGACGGAAACATCCGAATCGGTATTACAGATTTCGCTCAATCAGAACTTGGAGACATCGTATTTGTTGAGCTTCCAGAAGAAGGCGACACAATCGAATCCGACGAGCCATTTGGTAGCGTTGAGTCTGTAAAAACTGTATCCGAGTTGTACGCACCAATCTCAGGCAAAGTTCTTTCTGTCAATGAAGATTTAGAAGACAGCCCTGAATTTGTTAATGATTCTCCATATGAAAAAGCATGGATGGTTGTTGTAGAACCTTCTGAGCCTTCTCAAATTGAAGAATTGATGACTGCAGAAGCTTACGAAAAAATGGTAAGCGAAGACGAATAA
- a CDS encoding arsenate reductase family protein, producing MPITFYAYPKCGTCRKAKKWFEQNDVEVNEIHIVENPPSKDELATMVNQSGLPIKKFFNTSGQKYRELGLKDKVASSSQDELLDILSSDGMLIKRPLVTDGENVTVGFKEDVFEEMWKR from the coding sequence TTGCCCATTACATTTTATGCCTATCCTAAATGCGGGACATGCCGTAAAGCCAAAAAATGGTTTGAGCAAAACGATGTAGAAGTAAATGAAATTCATATCGTAGAAAATCCGCCGTCGAAAGATGAATTAGCTACAATGGTTAATCAGAGTGGATTACCAATCAAGAAATTTTTTAACACAAGTGGTCAGAAGTATCGAGAGCTTGGTTTAAAAGATAAAGTTGCCTCATCTTCTCAAGATGAATTGCTCGATATCCTTTCATCTGACGGGATGTTAATAAAGCGCCCATTAGTAACAGATGGAGAGAATGTGACAGTCGGATTTAAAGAAGATGTTTTTGAGGAAATGTGGAAACGATAA
- a CDS encoding acyl-CoA dehydrogenase family protein: MSNTMNKTIKGASFLVEDQTAEDIFTPEDFSDEHVMMGKTTEDFVLKEVVPQLEKLENHEFDISRKLLEKAGDIGLLGADVPEEYGGLGLDKISSSVITEKFSRAGGFSVSYGAHVGIGSLPIVFFGNEDQKKKYLPGLATGEKIAAYALTEPGSGSDALGAKTVAKLNEEGTHYVLNGEKQWITNSAFADVFIVYAKIDGEKFTAFIVERDSKGLSTGPEEKKMGIKASSTRTLILDDVMVPKENLLGEAGKGHVIAFNILNVGRYKLAVGTIGAMKRGIELAAKYANERKQFNTPIAKFSLIQEKLANMAVATYATESSTYRTGGLFEQKLGKLSDEDQKNGAKVAEAIAEYAVECSLNKVFASESLDYVADEALQIHGGYGFMSEYEVEKMYRDSRINRIFEGTNEINRLLVPGTLIRKTMKGELPLLEKATALQEELMMLTPQEIGDAPLEQEKHLVTMAKKIMLLAAGTAVQKYGKALDKEQEVLSNIADIVSEIYSMESAVLRTEKAINKTSVEKQNQKLLLTQVFCQEAFNRIEAHAKETLVAVETGDSLRMMISALRKLSRYTPINVIAKKREIAATVLEQQRFTV, from the coding sequence ATGTCGAATACAATGAATAAAACAATCAAAGGTGCGAGCTTTCTGGTAGAGGATCAAACAGCTGAAGATATTTTTACACCGGAGGATTTTTCTGATGAGCATGTCATGATGGGGAAAACAACGGAAGACTTCGTACTGAAAGAAGTCGTTCCTCAGCTTGAGAAGCTTGAAAATCATGAATTCGACATTTCACGTAAGCTGCTTGAAAAAGCAGGTGACATTGGTCTTCTTGGAGCGGATGTTCCTGAGGAGTATGGTGGCCTAGGACTTGATAAAATTAGTTCATCTGTTATAACAGAAAAATTTTCTCGTGCTGGTGGTTTCTCAGTTAGCTATGGTGCGCATGTGGGAATTGGGTCCCTTCCAATCGTATTTTTCGGCAATGAAGATCAAAAGAAAAAATATCTTCCTGGTTTAGCAACAGGCGAGAAGATTGCTGCTTATGCCCTAACAGAGCCTGGATCGGGCTCGGATGCTCTTGGAGCGAAAACGGTAGCGAAACTTAATGAAGAAGGTACGCACTATGTTCTAAATGGTGAAAAGCAATGGATTACAAACTCAGCTTTTGCAGATGTATTCATTGTATATGCGAAAATTGACGGTGAGAAGTTCACTGCTTTTATCGTGGAACGTGATTCTAAAGGACTTTCGACAGGTCCAGAAGAAAAGAAAATGGGAATTAAAGCTTCTTCTACAAGAACATTGATTCTTGATGATGTGATGGTGCCGAAAGAAAATCTCCTTGGTGAAGCAGGGAAAGGTCATGTGATTGCATTTAACATTCTTAATGTGGGTAGATATAAGCTTGCAGTAGGTACAATTGGTGCCATGAAGAGAGGGATTGAACTTGCAGCTAAATATGCTAACGAGCGTAAGCAATTCAACACGCCAATTGCAAAATTCTCTCTTATTCAGGAAAAATTAGCTAACATGGCTGTTGCCACTTATGCAACTGAAAGTTCGACATACCGTACAGGAGGCCTTTTCGAGCAAAAGTTAGGAAAACTTTCTGATGAAGATCAGAAAAACGGGGCTAAAGTAGCTGAAGCAATCGCTGAATACGCAGTTGAGTGTTCTTTAAACAAAGTTTTTGCTTCTGAATCACTTGATTATGTTGCTGATGAAGCGTTACAGATCCACGGTGGTTATGGCTTCATGTCGGAATACGAAGTTGAGAAGATGTATCGTGACTCTCGAATAAACCGTATTTTTGAAGGAACGAATGAAATTAACCGCCTTCTTGTTCCTGGAACGCTAATTCGCAAAACAATGAAAGGTGAATTACCACTTCTTGAAAAAGCAACAGCTCTTCAAGAAGAACTCATGATGCTTACACCTCAAGAAATTGGGGATGCGCCACTTGAACAAGAAAAGCATCTTGTTACGATGGCGAAGAAAATCATGTTATTGGCTGCTGGAACAGCGGTGCAAAAGTATGGCAAAGCGCTTGATAAAGAGCAAGAAGTTTTATCAAACATTGCAGATATCGTAAGTGAAATCTACTCAATGGAATCCGCTGTCCTACGCACTGAAAAAGCGATCAACAAAACGAGTGTAGAAAAGCAGAACCAAAAGCTTCTTCTTACACAAGTTTTCTGTCAGGAAGCGTTCAATCGCATTGAGGCACATGCGAAAGAAACGTTAGTGGCTGTTGAAACTGGCGATTCTCTACGTATGATGATTTCTGCTCTTCGTAAACTGTCGCGCTACACGCCAATCAACGTAATTGCAAAGAAACGTGAAATTGCAGCTACCGTACTGGAACAACAACGCTTTACTGTTTAA
- a CDS encoding acetyl-CoA C-acetyltransferase codes for MREAVIVSGARTPVGKANRGTLANMRPDDLGAITVAETLKRAGGYDGEIDDLIIGCAIPEAEQGLNVARMVGARAGLSETVPAITINRYCSSGLQSIAYAAERIMLGQSGAILAGGVESMSLVPMGGHVIKPNPALVEEKPEYIMGMGHTAEEVARRFEISREDQDAFALRSHQRAAQAIKDGKFQDEIVPVEVTKKWIDEKNKLQEKKFLFSQDEGVRADTSLDVLGKLRPVFNVRGSVTAGNSSQTSDGAASVLVMDREKAESEGLAPMAKFRSFAVAGVAPEIMGVGPIEAIPKALRLAGLELSDIGLFELNEAFASQSLRVIRKLGLDEDKVNVNGGAIALGHPLGCTGTKLTLSLIHEMKRRGEQFGVVTMCIGGGMGAAGVFEIL; via the coding sequence ATGAGAGAAGCAGTTATTGTATCTGGAGCTAGAACACCTGTAGGAAAAGCTAATCGTGGCACGCTTGCAAATATGCGTCCTGATGATCTTGGGGCGATCACCGTGGCGGAAACGCTTAAGCGGGCAGGCGGTTATGATGGTGAAATAGATGACTTAATTATTGGATGTGCCATACCTGAAGCGGAACAGGGGCTAAACGTAGCGAGAATGGTCGGTGCAAGAGCGGGACTTTCAGAAACGGTTCCAGCGATTACGATCAATCGCTATTGCTCCTCTGGCTTGCAAAGTATTGCCTATGCAGCTGAGCGAATTATGCTCGGGCAATCAGGCGCAATTCTAGCTGGCGGCGTAGAGTCTATGAGTCTTGTACCAATGGGAGGACACGTCATCAAGCCCAACCCGGCACTTGTAGAAGAAAAGCCGGAATACATTATGGGAATGGGTCACACTGCTGAAGAAGTGGCTCGTCGCTTTGAAATTAGCCGGGAAGATCAGGATGCTTTTGCGCTAAGAAGTCATCAGCGTGCTGCTCAAGCAATCAAAGACGGTAAATTCCAGGATGAAATTGTCCCGGTTGAAGTGACGAAGAAGTGGATTGATGAGAAAAACAAGCTACAAGAAAAGAAATTTCTTTTTTCTCAGGATGAAGGAGTACGTGCGGATACATCTCTAGACGTTCTAGGAAAATTGCGACCGGTCTTTAATGTAAGAGGTTCTGTTACAGCAGGGAACTCTTCACAAACAAGTGACGGAGCGGCGAGCGTCCTCGTCATGGATCGTGAAAAAGCGGAGAGCGAAGGATTAGCGCCAATGGCAAAATTCCGATCGTTTGCTGTGGCAGGTGTAGCACCAGAAATCATGGGAGTTGGCCCAATTGAAGCCATTCCTAAAGCACTTCGCCTTGCAGGTCTTGAGCTTTCAGATATTGGATTGTTTGAACTGAATGAGGCTTTTGCTTCTCAGTCACTGCGCGTTATTCGTAAGCTTGGTCTTGATGAAGATAAAGTGAATGTGAACGGAGGCGCCATTGCTCTAGGGCACCCTCTTGGTTGCACAGGAACGAAACTAACCCTTAGTTTAATTCATGAGATGAAGCGTCGCGGTGAGCAGTTTGGTGTTGTGACAATGTGTATCGGAGGCGGCATGGGTGCTGCTGGTGTGTTTGAAATCCTATAA